The following coding sequences lie in one Streptomyces sp. NBC_00510 genomic window:
- a CDS encoding SpoIIE family protein phosphatase, with protein sequence MGDAEAAILRALFTQSPVGLHVLDPDLRVVRVNMGTPAMRGVRSEDLLGRYFRDAYPVVSPDDVEVRLRQVLETGVPLIEDLVRTYPLTGDGEAHSYSLSVFRLEDPDGTVLGVALALVDVTEREKGRARLRVLNAVRDRVGRTLDVVVTCEELVDAVVPAFADVVVVEVVDDVVRGDDPPLSPLPLGTPLRRAAFGSSAGLGQPQAYPVGDVRSLPDPTPYTQALSDLRPRVVRLHAGLPWLATDPARAEAIRASGTRTLLTVPLTLRGTVLGLISLYRTERLEPFTEDDVEIALQLADHTALCVDNARRYTREHSVAATVRRQLLPRRPVSHTALETAYLSAARESAAGSWYDTIPLSSARTALVVGDVAGQGIHATAGMGQLRTVIRSLSAFDLEPDELLARLNDITTHLAAERASLPPADPLHREALTAACMYAVYDPLTRRCTMARAGHLAPVIVRPDGSAQIPEIPDGPRLGTAGGTPFAAAELDIPEGSVLAFTSSPVLSLHLAGGSTPLKGGRPGRERPLQDLCDEIMYTLPGGVDRGVPMLLLARTRPFPPDRVAAWPLADDRTAVATARALVRDRLAEWGADEDTVFNAELIVSELVTNAIRYGSPPMRLRLINDRMLTCEVRDTSPAAPHLLHARTVDEGGRGLFIVAQLADLWGTRYAEDGKTIWTEQALPAPAG encoded by the coding sequence ATGGGTGACGCGGAGGCGGCGATCCTGCGCGCCCTGTTCACCCAGTCGCCGGTCGGCCTGCACGTCCTCGACCCGGACCTGCGGGTGGTCCGCGTCAACATGGGCACCCCTGCCATGCGCGGGGTGCGCTCGGAGGACCTCCTCGGGCGGTACTTCCGCGACGCCTATCCCGTCGTCTCGCCCGACGACGTGGAGGTGCGCCTGCGCCAGGTGCTGGAGACCGGCGTCCCGCTGATCGAGGACCTCGTGCGGACGTACCCGCTGACCGGGGACGGCGAGGCGCATTCCTACTCGCTCTCCGTCTTCCGGCTGGAGGACCCGGACGGGACGGTCCTGGGCGTCGCGCTCGCCCTGGTCGACGTGACCGAGAGGGAGAAGGGGCGTGCCCGGCTGCGCGTCCTCAACGCGGTGCGCGATCGCGTGGGCCGCACCCTGGACGTGGTGGTGACCTGCGAGGAACTCGTCGACGCCGTGGTGCCCGCCTTCGCCGACGTCGTCGTGGTGGAGGTCGTCGACGACGTGGTCCGCGGCGACGACCCGCCGCTGTCGCCGCTCCCCCTGGGGACCCCGTTGCGGCGGGCCGCGTTCGGGAGCAGCGCCGGCCTCGGGCAGCCCCAGGCGTACCCGGTGGGCGACGTGCGGAGCCTGCCCGACCCGACCCCGTACACCCAGGCGCTGTCCGACCTGCGGCCCCGCGTGGTGCGGCTGCACGCCGGGCTGCCGTGGCTGGCCACCGACCCCGCCCGCGCCGAGGCGATCCGCGCCTCGGGGACGCGGACGCTGCTCACGGTGCCGCTGACACTGCGCGGGACGGTACTCGGGCTGATCAGCCTCTACCGCACGGAACGCCTGGAGCCCTTCACGGAGGACGACGTCGAGATCGCGCTGCAGCTGGCCGACCACACTGCCCTGTGCGTCGACAACGCCCGCCGCTACACCCGGGAGCACAGCGTCGCCGCCACGGTGCGGCGGCAATTGCTGCCCCGTCGCCCCGTCTCGCACACCGCGCTGGAGACCGCCTACCTGTCGGCGGCGAGGGAGAGCGCGGCGGGGTCCTGGTACGACACGATCCCGCTGTCCAGCGCCCGCACCGCGCTGGTCGTCGGGGACGTGGCGGGACAGGGCATCCACGCCACCGCCGGCATGGGCCAGTTGCGTACCGTCATCCGCTCGCTGAGCGCGTTCGACCTGGAGCCCGACGAACTGCTGGCCCGGCTCAACGACATCACGACGCACCTTGCCGCCGAGCGCGCCTCGCTGCCGCCCGCCGACCCGCTGCACCGGGAGGCCCTCACCGCCGCCTGCATGTACGCCGTGTACGACCCGCTGACCCGCAGATGCACGATGGCCCGCGCCGGTCATCTCGCGCCGGTGATCGTACGGCCGGACGGCAGTGCGCAGATCCCGGAGATCCCGGACGGGCCGCGCCTGGGCACCGCAGGGGGGACGCCCTTCGCCGCCGCCGAGCTCGACATCCCGGAGGGAAGTGTCCTGGCCTTCACCAGCTCGCCGGTGCTGTCCCTGCACCTGGCGGGCGGTTCCACACCGCTCAAGGGCGGCCGGCCGGGGCGGGAACGTCCGCTCCAGGATCTCTGCGACGAGATCATGTACACGCTTCCCGGTGGCGTCGACCGCGGGGTGCCGATGCTCCTGCTGGCCCGCACGCGCCCCTTCCCGCCGGACCGCGTCGCCGCCTGGCCGCTCGCGGACGACCGTACGGCGGTCGCCACCGCGCGGGCCCTGGTCCGCGACCGGCTCGCCGAGTGGGGAGCGGACGAGGACACCGTCTTCAACGCCGAGCTGATCGTCAGCGAACTGGTCACCAACGCGATCCGCTACGGGAGCCCCCCGATGCGGCTGCGCCTCATCAACGACCGGATGCTGACCTGCGAGGTCCGGGACACCAGCCCCGCCGCCCCGCACCTGCTGCACGCGCGCACCGTGGACGAAGGCGGGCGTGGGCTGTTCATCGTCGCCCAGCTCGCCGACCTGTGGGGCACGCGGTACGCGGAGGACGGCAAGACGATCTGGACCGAGCAGGCCCTCCCCGCGCCTGCGGGCTGA
- a CDS encoding AraC family transcriptional regulator yields the protein MPYAELSRSLGIDPRTLMRRVGLDVATLAGPERWISGAAVAQVLELSAEASGREDFGLLLAEFRRFRDLGPIGLVVRQEPDVRGVLGVLIRHQRGYNEVLDARLSEGDGLAALKVGVRLGVPMEARQATELAVAAYHRTLREVLHPHWQPLSVWFAHPAPADTVTYRRLFGPVVQFDREFDGILLRADDLDARNATADRPPGYVGGQPQVLAGPRDATVVDRVRELIEVLPSGRCSIEQVARSLGVDRRTLHRHLARSGETFSSLLNATRMDLARQFVAGPYRSLTEVSRLLGFSSLSAFSRWFHDRFGCSPREWRRCGQARPPIRSAAGAARSGERTRSV from the coding sequence GTGCCATACGCCGAGCTGAGCCGCTCCCTCGGCATCGACCCGCGGACGCTGATGAGGCGCGTTGGCCTGGACGTCGCGACGCTCGCCGGCCCGGAGCGGTGGATCTCCGGCGCGGCCGTGGCACAGGTGCTGGAACTCTCGGCGGAGGCCTCCGGGCGCGAGGACTTCGGGCTGCTCCTCGCGGAGTTCCGCCGCTTCCGCGACCTCGGTCCCATCGGCCTGGTCGTCCGTCAGGAGCCCGACGTCCGCGGTGTGCTCGGCGTCCTGATCCGGCACCAGCGCGGGTACAACGAGGTGCTGGACGCCCGGCTGTCCGAGGGGGACGGACTCGCCGCCCTCAAGGTGGGCGTACGGCTCGGCGTGCCGATGGAGGCCCGGCAGGCCACGGAACTGGCCGTCGCCGCCTACCACCGGACCCTGCGCGAGGTGCTGCACCCCCACTGGCAGCCGCTCTCGGTGTGGTTCGCCCATCCCGCACCGGCGGACACGGTGACGTACCGGCGGCTGTTCGGCCCGGTCGTGCAGTTCGACCGGGAGTTCGACGGCATCCTCCTGCGGGCCGACGACCTCGACGCCCGCAACGCCACCGCGGACCGCCCGCCCGGGTACGTGGGCGGGCAGCCGCAGGTGCTCGCGGGTCCCCGGGACGCCACCGTCGTGGACCGGGTGCGGGAACTGATCGAGGTGCTGCCTTCCGGCCGCTGCTCGATCGAGCAGGTCGCGCGCAGCCTCGGCGTCGACCGGCGCACCCTCCACCGGCACCTGGCCCGCTCGGGCGAGACGTTCTCCTCGCTGCTCAACGCCACCCGCATGGACCTGGCGCGGCAGTTCGTGGCCGGCCCGTACCGGTCGCTCACGGAGGTCTCCCGTCTGCTGGGCTTCTCGTCGCTCAGCGCGTTCTCCCGCTGGTTCCACGACCGGTTCGGCTGCAGCCCGCGGGAGTGGCGCAGGTGCGGGCAGGCCCGGCCGCCGATCCGGTCCGCGGCCGGCGCCGCCCGTTCAGGCGAACGGACCCGGTCCGTTTGA
- a CDS encoding polyphosphate kinase 2 family protein yields MADTQARRIAAFIEPLRVEPGSTVDLARDFDPRYKGSLKKRDGVGLLSTGVSLLAEYQARLAAQDTYGVLLCLQALDAGGKDGTIRHVMSGVNPQGVRVSSFKVPSAEELDHDYLWRYAQRLPARGEIAIYNRSHYEEVLVVRVHHEILQRQKLPEQPKGAGIWERRYREINNWERYLTDNGFKVVKVFLNLSKEEQRARFLKRIDLPEKNWKFSAADVRERRHWDEYQKAFSEMLSATSTKHAPWYVVPADRKWFARICAAAVLAHTLMEIDPQYPTVGEEARRDLLAARRELEAEAPQGAPADPYAPRRRTKDARRP; encoded by the coding sequence ATGGCGGACACGCAGGCCAGGCGCATAGCCGCGTTCATCGAGCCGCTGCGTGTGGAGCCCGGGTCCACCGTGGACCTGGCCAGGGACTTCGACCCCCGGTACAAGGGCAGCCTGAAGAAGCGGGACGGCGTCGGACTGCTGAGCACGGGCGTGTCGCTGCTGGCCGAGTACCAGGCGCGGCTGGCCGCCCAGGACACCTACGGGGTGCTGCTCTGCCTCCAGGCACTCGACGCCGGGGGCAAGGACGGCACCATCCGTCACGTCATGAGCGGGGTGAACCCGCAGGGCGTGCGGGTCAGCAGCTTCAAGGTGCCCTCCGCGGAGGAGCTCGACCACGACTACCTGTGGCGCTACGCGCAGCGGCTGCCCGCGCGGGGCGAGATCGCGATCTACAACCGCTCCCACTACGAGGAGGTGCTCGTCGTCCGGGTGCACCACGAGATCCTCCAGCGGCAGAAGCTGCCGGAGCAGCCCAAGGGCGCGGGCATCTGGGAGCGCCGCTACCGGGAGATCAACAACTGGGAGCGCTACCTGACCGACAACGGCTTCAAGGTCGTCAAGGTCTTCCTCAACCTCTCCAAGGAGGAGCAGCGCGCCCGCTTCCTGAAGCGGATCGACCTCCCCGAGAAGAACTGGAAGTTCTCCGCCGCCGACGTACGGGAGCGCCGCCACTGGGACGAGTACCAGAAGGCCTTCTCCGAGATGCTGTCGGCGACGAGCACCAAGCACGCCCCCTGGTACGTCGTCCCGGCGGACCGGAAGTGGTTCGCGCGGATCTGCGCCGCGGCGGTGCTCGCCCACACGCTGATGGAGATCGACCCCCAGTACCCCACGGTCGGCGAGGAGGCCCGGCGCGACCTGCTCGCCGCCCGGCGGGAGTTGGAGGCCGAGGCCCCGCAAGGGGCGCCGGCCGACCCGTACGCGCCCCGGCGGCGGACGAAGGACGCGCGGCGCCCCTAG